From Haloarcula sp. CBA1127, a single genomic window includes:
- a CDS encoding PGF-CTERM sorting domain-containing protein, with protein MNRIVPAIGLAALVVLSGCVTATVDSTVTADGTVSEYDLTLEMSPSVYDGLQSQAQQEGYDSVEGYLLADVNTSRMSNHTYEQELEGENVTLSMTFTDWNPGPESDVSVNSSEGNVTYEDRTFVTANEDTDVAFGDGVAVEYQLTMPADVSSSNADIVQNETAVWEYAADEPVEEPIRATSPAPSSAFGPGMGIPVAVVALLGAALLASRD; from the coding sequence ATGAATCGGATTGTCCCTGCGATCGGTCTCGCTGCCCTCGTCGTCCTCTCTGGCTGTGTGACGGCGACGGTTGACTCAACAGTGACCGCCGACGGCACAGTTTCGGAGTACGACCTGACTCTCGAAATGTCCCCGTCGGTGTACGACGGCCTTCAGAGCCAGGCCCAGCAGGAGGGCTATGACTCGGTCGAAGGGTACCTCCTGGCCGACGTGAACACCAGTCGGATGTCGAACCACACGTACGAGCAAGAGCTGGAGGGTGAGAACGTCACGCTCTCGATGACGTTCACGGACTGGAACCCCGGCCCGGAAAGCGACGTGTCAGTCAACTCCAGCGAGGGTAACGTCACGTACGAAGACCGGACGTTCGTCACTGCAAACGAGGATACTGACGTGGCCTTCGGCGATGGCGTCGCAGTCGAGTACCAGCTGACGATGCCCGCCGACGTCTCGTCCTCGAACGCTGATATCGTTCAAAACGAGACCGCTGTCTGGGAGTACGCGGCTGACGAACCGGTCGAGGAACCGATCCGCGCGACCAGCCCTGCACCGTCGTCGGCCTTCGGCCCCGGAATGGGAATTCCCGTCGCCGTCGTGGCACTGCTCGGGGCCGCACTGCTGGCCAGTCGGGACTGA
- a CDS encoding heme-copper oxidase subunit III: MSVSDEHADDGHGEHHLPATEDWPHGFGEASWWPFVTAIGGSGIYVSAALLVLSIGENALVSQTVGAGAMAGSVGLFLVGIYGWLYHAFVSDFWERGTDYHSDKTLKFAMLLFLGSEIATFGAGFVYYFIVRGGEVWAQAAVPEVFGSLVIVNTLILIASSVTLHYSHVALRNGNRSRFLKLLGTTLLLGVIFIGGQVYEYYEFIVHKGFTVGGGIYSSAFYGLTGLHGLHVTMGAVLLGIVFARGYYGQYSAERHTSVSTASMYWHFVDIVWIFLVVVLYMGANLV, from the coding sequence ATGAGTGTCTCCGATGAACACGCGGACGACGGGCACGGGGAGCATCACCTCCCGGCGACGGAGGACTGGCCCCACGGGTTCGGTGAGGCCAGCTGGTGGCCCTTTGTGACGGCAATCGGTGGTTCGGGCATCTACGTCAGCGCGGCCCTCCTCGTGCTCTCGATTGGCGAGAACGCACTTGTCAGCCAGACGGTCGGGGCGGGAGCGATGGCCGGGAGCGTCGGCCTCTTCCTCGTCGGCATCTACGGCTGGCTGTATCACGCCTTCGTCTCCGACTTCTGGGAACGCGGGACGGACTACCACTCGGACAAGACGCTGAAGTTCGCCATGCTCCTGTTCCTCGGGAGCGAAATCGCCACCTTCGGCGCTGGCTTCGTGTACTACTTCATCGTGCGCGGCGGCGAAGTCTGGGCGCAGGCGGCAGTGCCCGAGGTATTCGGCTCACTGGTCATTGTCAACACGCTGATTCTGATCGCCAGTTCGGTGACGCTGCACTACAGTCACGTCGCACTTCGTAACGGGAACCGGAGCCGGTTCCTGAAGCTGCTGGGCACGACGCTGCTGCTGGGCGTCATCTTCATCGGCGGACAGGTGTACGAGTACTACGAGTTCATCGTTCACAAAGGCTTCACCGTCGGTGGCGGTATCTACAGCTCCGCGTTCTACGGTCTGACGGGGCTCCACGGCCTGCACGTCACGATGGGCGCTGTGCTCCTCGGTATCGTCTTCGCCCGCGGGTACTACGGTCAGTACTCGGCTGAACGACACACCTCTGTCTCGACGGCGTCGATGTACTGGCACTTCGTCGACATCGTCTGGATCTTCCTCGTCGTCGTGCTCTACATGGGCGCGAACCTGGTGTAG
- a CDS encoding C2H2-type zinc finger protein, with protein MTDTATQPAVDTAAAGTDDEAVYDVPADATAYRCSYCGRPFARESWLALHRGLAHPNELDDEEIEAFRAAHDEEEESLSTFRLQALGALVLIYFGFLMVYALV; from the coding sequence ATGACTGACACAGCAACCCAACCAGCGGTCGATACGGCAGCGGCAGGTACCGACGACGAAGCAGTCTACGATGTCCCGGCCGACGCCACGGCCTACCGGTGTTCGTATTGCGGTCGGCCGTTCGCCCGCGAATCATGGCTCGCGCTCCACCGCGGCCTGGCCCACCCCAACGAACTCGACGACGAGGAAATCGAGGCCTTCCGGGCGGCCCACGACGAGGAGGAAGAGTCGCTTTCGACCTTCCGACTCCAAGCACTGGGCGCGCTCGTACTCATCTACTTCGGCTTCCTGATGGTGTATGCACTCGTGTAG
- a CDS encoding DNA-directed RNA polymerase subunit L, translating into MDLRVIDKSDTELSIEIAGEDHTFMNVIKGALLETEGVTAATYDVNPEQSGGQTDPVLTIKTEEGVDALEALEDGTDAVIEKADNFTDAFEAAA; encoded by the coding sequence ATGGACCTTCGCGTTATCGACAAATCCGACACGGAACTCTCTATCGAGATCGCCGGTGAGGACCACACGTTCATGAACGTCATCAAGGGGGCACTGCTGGAGACAGAGGGCGTCACGGCGGCGACCTACGACGTGAACCCGGAGCAGTCCGGTGGCCAGACGGACCCGGTACTGACCATCAAAACCGAGGAGGGCGTCGACGCGCTCGAAGCCCTCGAAGACGGGACTGACGCTGTTATCGAGAAGGCGGATAACTTTACTGACGCGTTCGAAGCCGCCGCGTAA
- the hisF gene encoding imidazole glycerol phosphate synthase subunit HisF, whose product MTLTKRIIPCIDVDVDENGDAAVYTGVNFEDLEYTGDPVEMAKAYNESGADEFVFLDITASAEGRETMLDTVSAVADEVFIPLTVGGGIRTRADIKETLRAGADKVSINSGAIAEPDLINEGAAAFGSQCIVISVDARRRFDEEGEYYTEVDGESCWFECTVKGGREGTGLDVIEWATEAEERGAGELFVNSIDADGTKDGYDIPLMQAVCDTVSTPVIASSGCGGPEDMEEVFVDAGADAGLAASIFHFGEYSIAETKEYLDSKGIPVRL is encoded by the coding sequence ATGACGCTTACGAAACGGATCATCCCCTGTATCGACGTGGACGTGGACGAGAACGGGGACGCGGCGGTGTACACGGGAGTCAACTTCGAGGATCTGGAGTACACCGGCGACCCGGTAGAGATGGCCAAGGCCTACAACGAGTCCGGCGCCGACGAGTTCGTCTTTCTGGACATCACCGCCTCCGCCGAGGGCCGCGAGACGATGCTCGATACAGTGTCGGCCGTGGCCGACGAGGTGTTCATTCCGCTCACCGTCGGCGGCGGCATCCGCACCCGTGCCGATATCAAAGAAACGCTCCGGGCCGGTGCGGACAAGGTATCCATCAACTCCGGGGCTATCGCCGAACCTGACCTCATCAACGAGGGCGCGGCAGCCTTTGGGAGCCAGTGTATCGTCATCTCCGTCGATGCCCGCCGTCGCTTCGACGAGGAGGGCGAGTACTACACCGAGGTCGACGGCGAGTCCTGCTGGTTCGAATGCACTGTCAAGGGGGGCCGCGAAGGAACCGGACTGGATGTCATCGAGTGGGCGACCGAGGCCGAAGAGCGCGGCGCCGGCGAACTGTTCGTCAACTCCATCGACGCCGACGGGACGAAAGACGGCTACGACATCCCGCTGATGCAGGCCGTCTGTGACACCGTCTCGACGCCGGTTATCGCCTCTTCGGGCTGTGGCGGCCCGGAGGACATGGAGGAAGTGTTCGTCGATGCCGGCGCGGACGCCGGCCTCGCTGCCTCCATCTTCCACTTCGGCGAGTACTCCATCGCCGAGACCAAGGAATACCTCGACAGCAAGGGAATTCCGGTCCGACTGTAA
- a CDS encoding FIST signal transduction protein, producing the protein MPSQSDASTVVATGTSVATTGRRAGREATSTARDRLDAERVDFCQVFASTGFDAEAVLAGVTALVDEETAVVGCTAGGTFTEERAMDAGVAVTLVTSDSFRFDTDLATGLSENTRGAVRDAVRSLPENIEEPYQSALVLHDGLAGVGEQLSLSVQRRLGPYVEFAGGAASDGLRMESTPVFCDESVVEDAVVLVLISGEKRPVITVNHGHTPISEPWEVTDVSGNEVHELNGEPAFEVWKDAVRDHVAERTGIAVDDVPVGSAELRKLMVAYLFGIDQGETYKIRWPRTAIEETGALQFAVDIPEGTVLRIMHGNRADQIASAEQAAADAVSLCDGDIAGAFVYDCACRQILFDDAFSSAVDGITSTLSAPVAGFETYGELCMQAGQLSGFHNTTTVLFALPE; encoded by the coding sequence ATGCCGTCCCAGTCGGACGCGAGTACGGTGGTCGCAACAGGAACGTCAGTGGCGACCACTGGTCGGCGCGCTGGCCGAGAGGCGACCAGCACTGCGCGCGACCGACTGGATGCCGAGCGAGTGGATTTTTGTCAGGTATTTGCCAGCACTGGGTTCGATGCTGAAGCCGTTCTGGCGGGCGTAACTGCGCTTGTCGACGAGGAGACAGCCGTTGTCGGCTGTACGGCCGGCGGTACGTTCACCGAAGAGCGAGCGATGGACGCCGGCGTGGCAGTCACACTCGTTACCAGTGACTCGTTCCGGTTCGATACGGACCTCGCCACCGGTCTCAGCGAGAACACCCGCGGGGCTGTCAGAGACGCCGTCCGGTCGCTGCCGGAAAACATCGAGGAGCCATATCAGTCAGCGCTCGTCCTCCACGACGGGCTCGCAGGCGTCGGTGAACAGTTGTCGCTGTCGGTCCAGCGACGGCTTGGCCCATACGTCGAATTTGCAGGTGGGGCGGCGTCTGACGGTCTCCGAATGGAGTCGACGCCAGTGTTTTGCGATGAGTCGGTTGTCGAGGACGCAGTCGTTCTCGTGCTCATCTCCGGGGAAAAGCGTCCGGTCATTACCGTCAATCACGGTCACACCCCCATCTCAGAGCCGTGGGAGGTAACCGACGTCTCCGGAAATGAGGTTCACGAACTCAACGGTGAACCAGCGTTCGAAGTGTGGAAAGACGCTGTTCGAGACCACGTTGCGGAGAGAACAGGAATAGCGGTCGATGATGTCCCAGTCGGTTCAGCGGAGCTCAGGAAGCTCATGGTCGCATACCTGTTCGGTATCGACCAGGGCGAGACCTACAAGATCCGCTGGCCCCGGACTGCGATTGAAGAGACTGGCGCACTGCAGTTCGCCGTCGATATTCCGGAGGGGACTGTCCTCCGTATAATGCATGGCAACAGAGCGGACCAGATCGCGTCCGCCGAGCAGGCTGCTGCAGACGCTGTTTCGCTGTGTGACGGTGATATCGCTGGCGCGTTCGTCTACGACTGTGCGTGCCGTCAGATTCTTTTCGACGACGCGTTTTCATCAGCTGTCGATGGGATCACATCGACCCTGTCGGCCCCAGTCGCTGGATTCGAGACGTACGGGGAGCTGTGTATGCAGGCTGGACAACTCAGCGGCTTTCACAACACGACAACAGTGCTCTTTGCACTGCCGGAGTAA
- a CDS encoding PAS domain-containing sensor histidine kinase, whose translation MNRTGLVSKFAETVGMEKASAIVDDAMADLGISGETEIDGTDAQDICDIIQHDNEGYIALVASELRVQLAAQERFDALLGNIPNPAVVVEFKQREPYVKSINEAFADSFGYDRTDAVGTELRALLAPPGADAEVIRADWWEQTGQSEQEVRRMTASGEVRTYLFRSTIVTHDSSQLEGYGIYTDITERKRREQQLKHQNERLDEFVSIVSHDLRNPLNVASGRTHLLLDDIEDAAVREGLQEVAAAHERMTRILDDTLTLARQGRVVGETASVPIETVAADAWQQVETEDATLTVETESVIEADSERLQQLFENLYRNAIENAGAECTVVVSAPEAHEQNGFSIADDGPGIPPDDRALVFEHGYSTNSDGTGFGLSIVQSIAEAHGWSVEVAESEMGGARFDVRW comes from the coding sequence ATGAATCGAACAGGGCTCGTTTCAAAGTTCGCAGAAACGGTTGGTATGGAAAAGGCGTCGGCTATCGTTGACGACGCAATGGCTGACCTCGGTATTAGTGGCGAAACGGAGATAGACGGCACGGATGCACAGGACATCTGTGATATAATTCAACACGACAACGAGGGATATATCGCGCTCGTCGCGAGTGAACTCCGTGTACAGCTGGCGGCACAAGAACGGTTTGACGCGCTTCTTGGGAACATCCCTAACCCGGCTGTCGTCGTCGAGTTTAAACAACGAGAACCATACGTCAAGTCGATCAACGAAGCGTTCGCGGACTCGTTCGGCTACGACCGGACGGATGCAGTCGGAACGGAGCTTCGGGCACTCCTCGCGCCGCCCGGAGCCGACGCCGAGGTTATCAGGGCAGACTGGTGGGAACAGACCGGCCAGTCAGAGCAAGAAGTCAGACGGATGACTGCATCAGGGGAGGTCCGGACCTACCTGTTCCGGAGCACTATTGTCACGCATGACAGCAGCCAGCTGGAAGGGTACGGGATATACACCGATATCACTGAACGAAAGCGCCGCGAACAACAGCTAAAACACCAGAACGAGCGCCTCGACGAGTTTGTCAGTATCGTCAGCCACGATCTTCGGAACCCGTTGAACGTCGCATCCGGCCGCACCCACCTCTTGCTCGATGACATCGAGGATGCAGCTGTTCGGGAGGGGCTACAGGAGGTCGCTGCGGCACACGAGCGGATGACACGGATCCTCGATGACACGCTGACGCTCGCTCGGCAGGGACGCGTCGTCGGAGAAACCGCAAGCGTCCCCATCGAAACCGTCGCAGCCGACGCATGGCAACAGGTCGAAACTGAGGACGCAACGCTCACGGTCGAAACCGAATCGGTCATCGAGGCGGACTCAGAGCGCCTCCAGCAGCTATTCGAGAATCTTTACCGGAATGCCATCGAGAACGCCGGCGCGGAATGCACCGTTGTCGTTTCCGCGCCCGAGGCACACGAGCAGAACGGGTTCTCTATCGCGGACGACGGCCCTGGCATTCCACCAGACGACCGTGCGCTAGTGTTCGAACACGGCTACTCAACGAACTCGGATGGGACAGGGTTCGGCCTGTCAATCGTTCAGAGCATCGCTGAAGCGCACGGCTGGTCGGTCGAAGTCGCAGAGAGCGAGATGGGCGGTGCGCGGTTCGACGTCCGCTGGTGA
- the purL gene encoding phosphoribosylformylglycinamidine synthase subunit PurL — MSLSDADHELVVEEIGREPTRAEAALFENLWSEHCAYRSSRPLLSAFDSEGDQVVIGPGDDAAVVSLPSHGDGEEMYITMGVESHNHPSYVDPFDGAATGVGGIVRDTLSMGAYPIALADCLYFGDFDREHSRYLFEGVVEGISHYGNCIGVPTVTGSVAFHDDYEGNPLVNVSCIGLLEPERTITAEAQEPGNKLVLVGNATGRDGLGGASFASEDLAEDAETEDRPAVQVGDPYSEKLLVECNEALLDAELVESARDLGAAGLGGASSELVAKGGLGARIELDRVHEREPNMNAMEYLLAESQERMVYEVAPENVDRVAELAERFDLGCSVIGELTEPGTNYVCTFEDETVVDVDAAFLGDGAPMNDLPSDAPPRQERDLPTVALEEAFEEIVSSPNCASKRWVYRQYDHEVLVRTSVLPGDDAALLAIREAGTGLAFSAGADPNWTDAAPYEGARAVALENATNVAAKGATPHAAVDCLNGGNPEKPDVYGGFKGIVDGLADMCSDLDVPVVGGNVSLYNDSQEGPIPPTPTLALVGVKEGYDAPPLSLSGEGTLVVVGDTALEGETDPRLGGSEYTAQFGGTDRFPALPADSTEAIETISEVADADHVLASHDVSHGGLAVALAEMVHEDAGASVEIGTTEHGTPARLLFNERPGRVVFETTDPAAVREAFDGVAPVTELGEANGSNRLDITVNDETLEYDAADIADLRSVIDDELA, encoded by the coding sequence ATGAGCCTGTCCGACGCGGACCACGAACTCGTGGTCGAGGAGATCGGTCGGGAGCCGACACGGGCGGAGGCCGCTCTCTTCGAGAACCTCTGGAGCGAACACTGCGCGTATCGCTCCTCTCGCCCCCTGCTGTCGGCGTTCGACTCCGAAGGCGATCAGGTCGTCATCGGCCCCGGCGACGACGCGGCTGTCGTCTCCCTGCCGTCCCACGGCGACGGCGAGGAGATGTACATCACGATGGGTGTCGAGTCCCACAACCACCCGTCCTACGTCGACCCGTTCGACGGGGCAGCGACCGGCGTGGGCGGTATCGTCCGCGATACACTGTCGATGGGGGCCTACCCCATCGCGCTGGCCGACTGTCTGTACTTCGGTGACTTCGACCGGGAGCACTCCCGCTATCTCTTCGAGGGGGTCGTCGAGGGTATCTCTCACTACGGGAACTGCATCGGCGTCCCGACTGTCACCGGGAGCGTCGCCTTCCACGACGACTACGAGGGGAACCCACTCGTGAACGTGTCCTGTATCGGCCTGCTGGAGCCCGAGCGGACCATTACTGCCGAAGCCCAGGAGCCGGGCAACAAGCTGGTCCTCGTCGGCAACGCGACGGGCCGGGACGGTCTCGGCGGCGCGTCTTTCGCCAGCGAGGACCTCGCGGAGGACGCTGAAACGGAGGACCGGCCGGCCGTGCAGGTCGGCGACCCGTACTCGGAGAAGCTCCTCGTCGAGTGCAACGAGGCGCTGCTGGACGCGGAACTCGTCGAGTCGGCCCGCGACCTTGGGGCCGCTGGCCTCGGCGGCGCGTCGTCCGAACTGGTCGCCAAGGGCGGCCTCGGTGCACGTATCGAACTCGACCGCGTCCACGAGCGCGAGCCCAACATGAACGCCATGGAGTACCTGCTCGCCGAGAGCCAGGAGCGGATGGTGTACGAGGTTGCGCCCGAAAACGTCGACCGCGTGGCCGAACTCGCCGAGCGGTTCGACCTCGGCTGTTCGGTCATCGGCGAACTCACCGAGCCGGGCACGAACTACGTCTGCACGTTTGAAGACGAGACGGTCGTCGACGTGGACGCGGCGTTCCTCGGTGACGGCGCGCCGATGAATGACCTGCCCAGCGACGCGCCGCCGAGACAGGAGCGTGACCTGCCAACGGTCGCGCTGGAGGAAGCCTTCGAGGAAATCGTCAGTAGCCCGAACTGCGCCTCGAAACGGTGGGTGTACCGCCAGTACGACCACGAGGTGCTGGTCCGCACGAGCGTCCTGCCCGGCGACGACGCCGCACTGCTCGCCATCCGTGAGGCCGGGACCGGACTGGCGTTCTCTGCCGGCGCGGACCCCAACTGGACCGACGCCGCGCCGTACGAAGGCGCACGCGCCGTCGCGCTGGAAAACGCCACGAACGTCGCCGCGAAGGGCGCGACGCCCCATGCGGCTGTGGACTGTCTGAACGGCGGCAACCCCGAGAAGCCCGACGTGTACGGCGGCTTCAAAGGCATTGTCGACGGCCTTGCAGACATGTGCAGCGACCTTGACGTGCCAGTCGTTGGCGGCAACGTCTCGCTGTACAACGACTCCCAGGAGGGACCGATTCCCCCCACACCGACGCTCGCGCTGGTCGGCGTCAAGGAAGGCTACGACGCCCCGCCGCTGTCGCTGTCCGGCGAGGGAACGCTCGTCGTCGTCGGCGACACCGCACTGGAGGGTGAGACCGACCCGCGGCTCGGCGGCTCCGAGTACACCGCGCAGTTCGGCGGCACCGACCGCTTCCCCGCTCTCCCCGCGGACTCGACGGAGGCAATCGAGACGATTTCCGAGGTCGCCGACGCCGACCACGTGCTGGCGAGCCACGACGTGAGCCATGGTGGCCTCGCGGTGGCGCTGGCCGAAATGGTCCACGAGGACGCCGGTGCGTCGGTCGAAATCGGGACCACCGAGCACGGCACCCCGGCTCGACTCCTGTTCAACGAGCGGCCCGGCCGGGTCGTGTTCGAGACGACCGACCCGGCGGCGGTCCGGGAGGCCTTCGACGGCGTCGCCCCGGTGACGGAACTGGGCGAAGCCAACGGCTCGAACCGGCTCGATATCACGGTCAACGACGAGACGCTGGAGTACGACGCTGCAGACATCGCCGACCTGCGGTCGGTCATCGACGACGAGCTGGCCTAA
- a CDS encoding DUF2249 domain-containing protein yields the protein MPATTLDLRETPPPERHSKIHDSFEALSSGETLRIINDHEPKPLFYEMQAEVEAFDAANYQCEQDGPQKFVADLPKQ from the coding sequence ATGCCAGCAACCACACTCGACCTGCGCGAGACGCCGCCGCCGGAGCGACACTCGAAGATACACGACTCCTTCGAGGCGCTGTCCTCAGGGGAGACGCTTCGGATTATCAACGACCACGAGCCAAAGCCGCTGTTCTACGAGATGCAAGCCGAGGTCGAGGCGTTCGACGCGGCGAATTACCAGTGCGAGCAGGATGGGCCACAGAAGTTCGTCGCCGACCTTCCGAAACAATGA
- a CDS encoding cupin domain-containing protein produces the protein MSESTVTETEQATLDGDGDGRTRLFDGEPKTIRLTLDAGESIPAHKHPGRDIVFLLRSGAVDLMLGDETVSLSPGDVVRFDGDQDISPAATADSEALLVLASSSE, from the coding sequence ATGAGCGAATCTACTGTCACAGAAACGGAGCAAGCAACGCTCGACGGCGACGGAGACGGCCGGACGAGGTTGTTCGACGGGGAGCCAAAGACCATCCGGTTGACGCTCGATGCGGGTGAGTCGATTCCGGCACACAAGCATCCCGGCCGAGACATCGTGTTCCTCCTCCGTTCGGGCGCTGTGGACCTGATGCTCGGCGACGAGACGGTGTCGCTCTCTCCCGGCGACGTCGTCCGGTTCGACGGTGATCAGGACATCTCGCCCGCCGCAACGGCGGACAGCGAGGCACTGCTCGTTCTGGCGTCGTCGTCGGAGTAG
- a CDS encoding glutamyl-tRNA reductase, whose protein sequence is MNQDTEPPVDVEEAIARIDSRGAKIQREQLERTLSQLQQDDELTADQRLAVEELSERLVDRLLAVPRASLQDAARSADDERIETAISLFE, encoded by the coding sequence ATGAATCAGGACACGGAGCCGCCTGTCGATGTCGAAGAAGCGATTGCTCGTATCGACAGCCGTGGTGCGAAGATTCAGCGGGAGCAACTCGAACGGACGCTGTCACAGCTACAGCAGGACGACGAACTGACGGCTGATCAGCGACTGGCAGTTGAAGAACTGAGCGAACGGCTCGTCGACCGATTGCTCGCTGTCCCCCGGGCAAGTCTGCAGGACGCGGCGAGGAGTGCGGACGACGAGCGGATCGAAACGGCGATCTCCCTGTTCGAGTGA
- a CDS encoding DUF2249 domain-containing protein, whose amino-acid sequence MTSNHQPTAQTAALISETGAPDDAPVKRLDVQSLGPPKPLKQTLELLADLDDDTVLVQFNDRAPQHLYPKLEDRGYDFESVETEDATVTVIWHR is encoded by the coding sequence ATGACGTCGAACCACCAGCCAACAGCGCAAACCGCGGCCCTTATTTCGGAAACTGGTGCGCCCGATGACGCACCGGTGAAACGCCTCGACGTGCAGTCGCTGGGGCCGCCAAAGCCGCTCAAACAGACGCTGGAGTTGCTCGCGGACTTGGACGACGACACCGTCCTCGTCCAGTTCAACGACCGTGCACCACAGCACCTCTACCCGAAGCTCGAAGACAGAGGCTACGACTTCGAAAGTGTTGAGACCGAGGACGCGACAGTGACGGTCATCTGGCACAGATGA
- a CDS encoding helix-turn-helix domain-containing protein — protein MVRDPFADEETPELQTVLDALDDEDCRAIVSVLEEPLTASEISDRSGVPLSTTYRKLELLTESSLLYEGVEVRSDGQHASRYAIDFEEVVISLDEELSLTVDISHRARTPDQRLENLWSEVRKET, from the coding sequence ATGGTCCGGGACCCGTTCGCTGACGAGGAGACGCCGGAGTTACAGACGGTCCTCGACGCACTCGACGACGAGGATTGTCGCGCCATCGTCAGCGTACTGGAGGAACCGTTGACGGCGAGCGAGATATCCGATCGGAGCGGCGTACCGCTATCGACGACCTACCGAAAACTCGAATTGCTGACGGAGTCCTCGTTGCTGTACGAGGGCGTCGAGGTCCGGTCCGACGGCCAACACGCCAGCCGATACGCGATCGACTTCGAGGAGGTCGTCATCAGTCTCGACGAGGAACTGTCGCTCACCGTCGACATCTCACACCGCGCTCGGACGCCGGACCAACGACTCGAAAACCTCTGGTCCGAGGTGCGAAAGGAGACATAA
- a CDS encoding multicopper oxidase domain-containing protein: MEDQIGAPGSGISRRDFVKASGLGGTVALAGCTAPGEVPTEESVDASTTPAQSDGDLPTTSPPEIVNVDEQGGEVTLSSVPAKHEAHPGKSMGGPVELPKVWAFKADDGEPSVPGPILRTTEGEDMEVTFDNTDGMRPHTVHFHAVQKQWEDDGVPTTTGIRIDPGEKHTYTIPANVTGTHLYHCHYQTHRHIDMGMYGIFRVDPKGYEPADKEYFMTLKEWDSRLNQQMAGMDANYDVRNRRPDTFTVNGKSAPRTLHPEDGSPIIVEQGDTVRIHMCNNGYMDHPMHIHNHRFQVTHKDGGKIPEAARHDQDITSIPPAGRHTIEFEADADPGIYLAHCHKVSHAMNGTAYPGGMITGVVYKEAMDTDIFKQLMDYAGYEA; encoded by the coding sequence ATGGAAGACCAGATCGGCGCACCCGGATCGGGCATCTCCCGTCGTGACTTCGTGAAAGCCTCCGGCCTCGGTGGCACGGTCGCGCTTGCGGGCTGTACCGCCCCGGGTGAGGTTCCAACCGAAGAGTCAGTCGACGCCAGTACGACCCCAGCACAATCTGACGGGGACCTCCCGACCACGTCTCCCCCGGAAATCGTCAACGTCGACGAGCAGGGTGGCGAAGTGACGCTGTCCTCCGTTCCCGCCAAACACGAGGCCCATCCCGGCAAATCGATGGGCGGCCCCGTCGAACTCCCGAAGGTGTGGGCGTTCAAAGCCGACGACGGCGAACCGAGCGTCCCCGGTCCGATTCTCCGGACGACGGAGGGCGAGGACATGGAGGTCACCTTCGACAACACGGACGGCATGCGCCCGCACACGGTCCACTTCCACGCCGTCCAGAAGCAGTGGGAAGACGACGGTGTCCCGACGACGACGGGCATCCGCATCGACCCCGGCGAGAAGCACACCTACACGATCCCCGCGAATGTGACGGGCACGCATCTCTACCACTGCCACTACCAGACCCATCGTCACATCGACATGGGGATGTATGGTATCTTCCGCGTCGACCCGAAGGGGTACGAACCGGCCGACAAGGAGTACTTCATGACGCTGAAGGAGTGGGACTCCCGGCTGAACCAGCAGATGGCTGGCATGGACGCCAACTACGACGTTCGCAACCGCCGCCCCGATACGTTCACCGTCAACGGCAAGTCGGCACCCCGGACGCTGCACCCCGAGGACGGCTCGCCGATCATCGTCGAGCAGGGCGACACGGTGCGTATCCACATGTGTAACAACGGGTACATGGACCACCCGATGCACATCCACAACCACCGCTTCCAGGTGACCCACAAGGACGGCGGGAAGATTCCGGAAGCTGCCCGCCACGACCAGGACATCACCAGTATCCCGCCCGCCGGACGGCACACGATCGAGTTCGAAGCCGACGCCGACCCCGGCATCTACCTCGCGCACTGTCACAAGGTCAGCCACGCGATGAACGGGACCGCGTACCCCGGTGGGATGATCACCGGTGTCGTCTACAAAGAGGCGATGGACACTGACATCTTCAAACAGCTGATGGACTACGCCGGCTACGAAGCGTAA